One genomic region from Rattus norvegicus strain BN/NHsdMcwi chromosome 10, GRCr8, whole genome shotgun sequence encodes:
- the Wfdc21 gene encoding WDNM1-like protein precursor encodes MKLGAFLLLVSLVTLSLKVQELQAAVRPLQLLGTCAELCSGDWDCGPGEQCVSTGCSNVCATS; translated from the exons ATGAAGCTAGGAGCCTTCCTTCTCTTGGTGTCCCTCGTCACCCTCAGCCTAAAGGTGCAGGAGCTGCAGGCAGCAGTGAGACCTCTGCAGCTTTTAG GCACCTGTGCTGAGCTCTGCAGTGGCGACTGGGACTGTGGGCCAGGGGAACAATGTGTCAGTACTGGATGCAGTAACGTCTGTGCTACAAGCTAA